The Bombus terrestris chromosome 9, iyBomTerr1.2, whole genome shotgun sequence genome contains a region encoding:
- the LOC100644895 gene encoding uncharacterized protein LOC100644895 isoform X2, translating to MDKRLDASRLENREDVISHSKKNKKRSSKKSSMCGSWMNNTQNNQNNDIVPGMEYPHLLWQSNMPQNFQNNGQRLFTTTSDPSMCGYTQMPMTYTMEPVSLPTMYRLYQPVPVSGIRAIHSRPRRHCNQNQPLNLNMNSMANGYTSLQENGGGSPVPANYQNGDYTSLPPTANKNNGINGDEINSEHRRYSDPGLGSAEAPVQSQSEDSDSADSGSSITTVGRSNKLVLSLIEQMTELKKSNNQLFKELNETKSEIGSMKTKLAVCSSSDYQPGMLSDFIREIRQANKTYEDVLISKVKLMIEEKLNQRSLEVANLNNQIMKLMEEKEESDRRIAKLEEEVAMLKLNVNNEGREIAAFEEETLALRRELQEARASKCLAENHAAKCVNARSVTPVATFDTTQSYVTSTPVRTALSDTCSLIPAPPSSTSSLSSIVPQHITSLLRSRTADLAHHFVADKTNVHRTADCSSPTTSINASWSLDDQCQMSSSGNQSPLIVTASNSLEQHRTDVSLEESSNFSASELALETKSSDQRDDDDLILVEHRLDENPSSKKTKDEDTARDDEPKTDSATTKSLGAISSNLQEKRIREPKKEVELSRGHHQRVGSKKSRKKKGGSVSKRSFVETDKVGTVAERNEKSGTKDARRTVSEDEDRSRLNGGDDDVDDDETSRAITEIPEVTVVGGGSFVPKDLCSTGILTSRVLTAPSRATYTTAYI from the exons ATGGATAAAAG GTTAGACGCTTCGAGGTTAGAGAATCGTGAGGATGTTATTAGTCATTCCAAGAAGAACAAAAAACGATCCAGTAAGAAAAGCAGTATGTGTGGCTCGTGGATGAACAACACACAAAACAATCAAAATAACGATATAGTACCTGGAATGGAGTATCCACATTTACTGTGGCAGTCTAACATGCCGCAAAACTTTCAGAACAATGGACAACGTCTCTTTACAACAACATCTGACCCTAGCATGTGTGGTTATACGCAGATGCCTATGACATATACTATGGAGCCTGTTTCATTGCCAACCATGTATAGACTGTATCAGCCGGTGCCAGTCTCTGGTATAAGAGCCATTCACAGCAGACCCCGACGACATTGTAATCAAAATCAACCGTTGAACTTGAATATGAATTCTATGGCAAATGGCTACACGAGTCTACAAGAGAATGGGGGAGGATCTCCTGTCCCTGCTAACTATCAGAATGGAGATTACACGAGTTTGCCACCTACTGCTAATAAGAACAATGGAATAAACGGAGATGAGATAAATTCGGAACATCGGAGGTATTCAGACCCTGGTCTTGGGTCTGCAGAAGCACCGGTACAGAGTCAGAGCGAAGACTCTGATAGTGCTGACAGTGGTAGCTCCATTACTACGGTTGGACGTAGCAATAAGTTAGTCCTATCTCTTATCGAACAG ATGACAGAACTGAAAAAGAGCAATAATCAATTGTTTAAAGAGTTAAACGAAACAAAGTCTGAAATAGGTAGTATGAAGACAAAATTAGCAGTTTGTAGTTCTTCGGATTATCAACCAGGAATGTTATCAG ATTTTATTCGCGAAATCAGGCAAGCCAACAAAACATACGAGGATGTACTAATTTCAAAAGTAAAACTCATGATTGAGGAAAAGCTGAACCAAAGGTCGTTGGAAGTGGCAAATTTAAAC AATCAAATAATGAAACTGATggaggagaaagaagagagtGACAGACGAATAGCAAAACTGGAGGAGGAAGTTGCCATGTTGAAGCTGAACGTAAA CAACGAAGGCCGCGAGATCGCCGCGTTCGAGGAAGAGACTCTGGCGCTGAGACGGGAGCTGCAGGAGGCCCGGGCGTCCAAGTGCCTGGCCGAGAATCACGCGGCAAAGTGCGTAAACGCAAGATCAGTCACGCCTGTCGCTACTTTCGATACTACGCAATCCTACGTAACCAGCACCCCCGTGCGTACCGCTCTATCCGACACCTGTAGCCTGATCCCCGCACCACCGTCATCGACATCGTCGTTGTCCTCGATAGTCCCACAACACATCACCTCGTTACTACGTTCCCGAACCGCGGACCTGGCTCACCATTTCGTCGCAGACAAGACGAACGTTCATCGAACCGCTGATTGTAGCAGTCCGACAACGTCCATCAATGCTTCGTGGTCGTTGGACGATCAGTGTCAGATGTCTAGCAGCGGTAACCAGTCGCCGCTGATAGTTACCGCTAGCAACAGTCTCGAGCAACATCGCACGGATGTCAGTTTGGAGGAGAGCTCCAATTTCTCTGCTTCCGAGCTCGCGTTAGAGACCAAGAGTTCCGATCaacgcgacgacgacgacctTATCCTCGTCGAACATCGTTTGGACGAGAATCCGAGCTCGAAGAAGACGAAAGACGAGGACACGGCGCGAGACGACGAGCCTAAAACAGATTCCGCTACGACCAAGAGTCTTGGCGCGATATCCTCGAACCTGCAAGAGAAAAGGATAAGAGAGCCGAAGAAGGAGGTGGAATTGTCGCGTGGTCATCATCAGAGAGTAGGATCGAAGAAGTCGAGGAAGAAGAAGGGTGGTTCGGTGTCGAAGAGATCGTTCGTCGAAACGGACAAAGTCGGAACGGTCGCAGAGAGGAACGAGAAGAGTGGGACGAAAGACGCGCGGAGAACGGTGAGCGAGGACGAAGATCGAAGTCGTCTGAATGgcggcgacgacgacgtcgacgacgacgaaacGAGCCGAGCCATCACCGAGATCCCGGAAGTGACCGTAGTCGGTGGTGGCTCCTTCGTGCCGAAAGATCTCTGCTCGACGGGAATCCTGACCTCCAGAGTCCTGACAGCACCTTCACGCGCTACCTACACCACCGCCTACATTTAG
- the LOC100644895 gene encoding uncharacterized protein LOC100644895 isoform X1: MDKSRLDASRLENREDVISHSKKNKKRSSKKSSMCGSWMNNTQNNQNNDIVPGMEYPHLLWQSNMPQNFQNNGQRLFTTTSDPSMCGYTQMPMTYTMEPVSLPTMYRLYQPVPVSGIRAIHSRPRRHCNQNQPLNLNMNSMANGYTSLQENGGGSPVPANYQNGDYTSLPPTANKNNGINGDEINSEHRRYSDPGLGSAEAPVQSQSEDSDSADSGSSITTVGRSNKLVLSLIEQMTELKKSNNQLFKELNETKSEIGSMKTKLAVCSSSDYQPGMLSDFIREIRQANKTYEDVLISKVKLMIEEKLNQRSLEVANLNNQIMKLMEEKEESDRRIAKLEEEVAMLKLNVNNEGREIAAFEEETLALRRELQEARASKCLAENHAAKCVNARSVTPVATFDTTQSYVTSTPVRTALSDTCSLIPAPPSSTSSLSSIVPQHITSLLRSRTADLAHHFVADKTNVHRTADCSSPTTSINASWSLDDQCQMSSSGNQSPLIVTASNSLEQHRTDVSLEESSNFSASELALETKSSDQRDDDDLILVEHRLDENPSSKKTKDEDTARDDEPKTDSATTKSLGAISSNLQEKRIREPKKEVELSRGHHQRVGSKKSRKKKGGSVSKRSFVETDKVGTVAERNEKSGTKDARRTVSEDEDRSRLNGGDDDVDDDETSRAITEIPEVTVVGGGSFVPKDLCSTGILTSRVLTAPSRATYTTAYI, from the exons ATGGATAAAAG CAGGTTAGACGCTTCGAGGTTAGAGAATCGTGAGGATGTTATTAGTCATTCCAAGAAGAACAAAAAACGATCCAGTAAGAAAAGCAGTATGTGTGGCTCGTGGATGAACAACACACAAAACAATCAAAATAACGATATAGTACCTGGAATGGAGTATCCACATTTACTGTGGCAGTCTAACATGCCGCAAAACTTTCAGAACAATGGACAACGTCTCTTTACAACAACATCTGACCCTAGCATGTGTGGTTATACGCAGATGCCTATGACATATACTATGGAGCCTGTTTCATTGCCAACCATGTATAGACTGTATCAGCCGGTGCCAGTCTCTGGTATAAGAGCCATTCACAGCAGACCCCGACGACATTGTAATCAAAATCAACCGTTGAACTTGAATATGAATTCTATGGCAAATGGCTACACGAGTCTACAAGAGAATGGGGGAGGATCTCCTGTCCCTGCTAACTATCAGAATGGAGATTACACGAGTTTGCCACCTACTGCTAATAAGAACAATGGAATAAACGGAGATGAGATAAATTCGGAACATCGGAGGTATTCAGACCCTGGTCTTGGGTCTGCAGAAGCACCGGTACAGAGTCAGAGCGAAGACTCTGATAGTGCTGACAGTGGTAGCTCCATTACTACGGTTGGACGTAGCAATAAGTTAGTCCTATCTCTTATCGAACAG ATGACAGAACTGAAAAAGAGCAATAATCAATTGTTTAAAGAGTTAAACGAAACAAAGTCTGAAATAGGTAGTATGAAGACAAAATTAGCAGTTTGTAGTTCTTCGGATTATCAACCAGGAATGTTATCAG ATTTTATTCGCGAAATCAGGCAAGCCAACAAAACATACGAGGATGTACTAATTTCAAAAGTAAAACTCATGATTGAGGAAAAGCTGAACCAAAGGTCGTTGGAAGTGGCAAATTTAAAC AATCAAATAATGAAACTGATggaggagaaagaagagagtGACAGACGAATAGCAAAACTGGAGGAGGAAGTTGCCATGTTGAAGCTGAACGTAAA CAACGAAGGCCGCGAGATCGCCGCGTTCGAGGAAGAGACTCTGGCGCTGAGACGGGAGCTGCAGGAGGCCCGGGCGTCCAAGTGCCTGGCCGAGAATCACGCGGCAAAGTGCGTAAACGCAAGATCAGTCACGCCTGTCGCTACTTTCGATACTACGCAATCCTACGTAACCAGCACCCCCGTGCGTACCGCTCTATCCGACACCTGTAGCCTGATCCCCGCACCACCGTCATCGACATCGTCGTTGTCCTCGATAGTCCCACAACACATCACCTCGTTACTACGTTCCCGAACCGCGGACCTGGCTCACCATTTCGTCGCAGACAAGACGAACGTTCATCGAACCGCTGATTGTAGCAGTCCGACAACGTCCATCAATGCTTCGTGGTCGTTGGACGATCAGTGTCAGATGTCTAGCAGCGGTAACCAGTCGCCGCTGATAGTTACCGCTAGCAACAGTCTCGAGCAACATCGCACGGATGTCAGTTTGGAGGAGAGCTCCAATTTCTCTGCTTCCGAGCTCGCGTTAGAGACCAAGAGTTCCGATCaacgcgacgacgacgacctTATCCTCGTCGAACATCGTTTGGACGAGAATCCGAGCTCGAAGAAGACGAAAGACGAGGACACGGCGCGAGACGACGAGCCTAAAACAGATTCCGCTACGACCAAGAGTCTTGGCGCGATATCCTCGAACCTGCAAGAGAAAAGGATAAGAGAGCCGAAGAAGGAGGTGGAATTGTCGCGTGGTCATCATCAGAGAGTAGGATCGAAGAAGTCGAGGAAGAAGAAGGGTGGTTCGGTGTCGAAGAGATCGTTCGTCGAAACGGACAAAGTCGGAACGGTCGCAGAGAGGAACGAGAAGAGTGGGACGAAAGACGCGCGGAGAACGGTGAGCGAGGACGAAGATCGAAGTCGTCTGAATGgcggcgacgacgacgtcgacgacgacgaaacGAGCCGAGCCATCACCGAGATCCCGGAAGTGACCGTAGTCGGTGGTGGCTCCTTCGTGCCGAAAGATCTCTGCTCGACGGGAATCCTGACCTCCAGAGTCCTGACAGCACCTTCACGCGCTACCTACACCACCGCCTACATTTAG
- the LOC100644646 gene encoding protein transport protein Sec23A isoform X1, with translation MTTYEDFIQQNEDRDGVRITWNVWPSSRLDATRLVVPLGTLYQPIKERSDLPPIQYDPVLCTRSTCRAILNPLCQVDYRAKLWVCNLCFQRNPFPPQYAAISEQYQPAELIPKFSTIEYTIMRAQCMPPIFLMVVDTCMDDEELGSLKDSLQMSLSLLPPNALIGLITFGRMVQVHELGCEGCSKSYVFRGTKDLQPKQVQDMLGIGRPMPGQNPNQQRGPSGQPLPPANRFLQPVHKCDMSLTDLLGELQRDPWPIGPGKRPLRSTGVALAVATGLLEASYANTGARIMLFVGGPCSQGPGQVVTDDLRQPIRSHHDIQKDNAKHMKKATKHYDSLTSRAATNGHIIDIYSCALDQTGLLEMRQCCNSTGGHMVMGDSFNSSLFKQTFQRVFAKDHKGDLKMAFNAILEVKTSREIKVSGAIGPCVSLGVKGSSVGEQEVGLGGTCQWKFCSLTPSSTTALFFEVVNQHTAPIPQGGRGCIQFITQYQHSSGQRRIRVTTIARNWADASTSLHHISAGFDQEAAAVLMSRLAVFKAESDDGPDVLRWVDRMLIRLCQKFGEYTKDDPNSFRLAENFSLYPQFMYHLRRSQFLQVFNNSPDETSFYRHMLMREDLTNSLIMVQPILYSYGLSGPPEPVLLDTSSIQPDRILLMDTFFQILIFHGESIVQWRQLRCQDLPEYKNFKQLLAAPVDDAAEILVERFPAPRYIDTEQGGSQARFLLSKVNPSQTHNNMYAYGAESGAPVLTDDVSLQVFMEHLKKLAVSSTA, from the exons ATGACTACTTATGAAGATTTCATTCAACAAAATGAAGACCGTGATGGAGTACGTATCACTTGGAATGTTTGGCCTTCTTCACGTTTAGATGCCACCAGACTTGTTGTGCCATTAGGAACACTTTACCAACCGATCAAAGAAAGGTCAGATCTTCCACCAATACAATATGATCCTGTTCTTTGTACAAGGTCTACTTGCAGAGCAATTTTAAATCCACTGTGCCAGGTGGATTACCGTGCTAAGCTATGGGTGTGCAACCTTTGCTTTCAGAGGAATCCT TTTCCTCCACAATATGCTGCTATTTCAGAACAATATCAGCCAGCTGAATTAATACCGAAGTTTTCGACAATTGAATATACCATAATG AGAGCACAATGCATGCCTCCTATTTTCTTGATGGTCGTGGATACATGTATGGATGATGAAGAACTAGGTTCTCTCAAAGATTCATTGCAAATGTCACTTTCTTTGCTCCCACCTAATGCCCTAATTGGTCTTATTACATTTGGAAGAATGGTCCAAGTTCATGAACTAGGTTGTGAAGGATGTAGTAAAAGTTATGTTTTCCGGGGTACTAAAGATTTGCAACCAAAACAAGTCCAAGATATGTTgg GTATAGGCAGACCAATGCCGGGTCAAAATCCAAATCAACAAAGAGGACCAAGTGGACAACCACTTCCACCAGCTAATCGCTTTTTACAGCCTGTACATAAGTGTGATATGAGTTTAACAGACCTTCTGGGAGAATTACAACGTGATCCATGGCCGATCGGTCCGGGAAAACGTCCATTGCGGTCAACGGGTGTCGCACTAGCTGTTGCTACTGGTCTTTTGGAAGCCAGTTATGCTAATACAGGAGCTAG AATAATGTTATTTGTCGGTGGGCCTTGTTCTCAAGGACCAGGTCAAGTCGTAACGGACGACTTAAGACAGCCTATTAGATCTCATCATGATATCCAAAAAGATAACGCCAAACATATGAAAAAGGCGACTAAACACTATGATTCTCTCACGTCACGAGCCGCAACCAATGGCCACATAATAGATATATACTCATGCGCTCTCGATCAAACGGGTCTGTTAGAAATGAGACAATGTTGTAACTCAACAGGTGGTCACATGGTCATGGGAGATTCTTTCAATTCTTCTCTATTTAAACAAACGTTCCAACGTGTATTCGCTAAGGATCATAAAGGCGACTTGAAAATGGCATTTAATGCGATATTAGAAGTAAAGACATCGCGAGAGATCAAAGTTTCGGGTGCGATTGGACCCTGTGTGTCTCTAGGCGTAAAAGGATCGAGTGTCGGAGAACAGGAAGTAGGATTAGGTGGAACGTGTCAGTGGAAATTTTGTTCCCTTACGCCATCCAGTACTACAGCATTGTTTTTCGAGGTTGTTAATCAACATACTGCGCCGATTCCTCAAGGTGGAAGGGGTTGCATTCAGTTCATCACGCAGTATCAACATAGTAGTGGTCAACGAAGAATTAGAGTTACTACGATTGCTAGAAA CTGGGCGGATGCATCAACATCTTTGCATCATATAAGTGCTGGTTTTGATCAAGAAGCAGCAGCTGTTCTTATGTCACGTTTAGCGGTATTTAAAGCAGAGAGTGATGACGGACCAGACGTTTTAAGATGGGTCGATCGAATGCTTATCAGACTG TGCCAAAAATTCGGAGAATACACAAAAGATGATCCAAACAGTTTTAGACTTGCAGAGAACTTCTCTTTATATCCTCAATTTATGTATCATTTACGTAGATCGCAATTCTTACAAGTATTTAATAATTCCCCTGATGAAACTAGTTTTTATAG aCATATGCTCATGCGAGAAGATTTAACAAATTCTTTAATAATGGTGCAGCCAATTTTGTACAGTTATGGATTGAGTGGTCCCCCAGAACCAGTTTTATTAGATACTTCGTCTATTCAACCAGACAGGATTTTATTGATGGATACTTTCTTCCAAATCCTTATATTCCATGGAGAG AGCATTGTACAATGGCGCCAATTAAGATGTCAAGATTTGCCGGAATACAAGAATTTCAAACAATTATTAGCAGCACCTGTTGATGATGCCGCTGAAATATTAGTTGAACGGTTTCCTGCACCAAGATATATTGATACTGAACAAGGTGGTTCACAAGCGAGATTTTTATTGAGTAAAGTAAATCCAAGTCAAACTCACAATAATATGTACGCCTATGGAGCG GAAAGTGGAGCACCTGTCTTAACTGACGATGTCAGTCTACAAGTATTCATGgagcatttaaaaaaattggCTGTATCATCCACGGCTTAA
- the LOC100644646 gene encoding protein transport protein Sec23A isoform X2, producing MTTYEDFIQQNEDRDGVRITWNVWPSSRLDATRLVVPLGTLYQPIKERSDLPPIQYDPVLCTRSTCRAILNPLCQVDYRAKLWVCNLCFQRNPFPPQYAAISEQYQPAELIPKFSTIEYTIMRAQCMPPIFLMVVDTCMDDEELGSLKDSLQMSLSLLPPNALIGLITFGRMVQVHELGCEGCSKSYVFRGTKDLQPKQVQDMLGIGRPMPGQNPNQQRGPSGQPLPPANRFLQPVHKCDMSLTDLLGELQRDPWPIGPGKRPLRSTGVALAVATGLLEASYANTGARIMLFVGGPCSQGPGQVVTDDLRQPIRSHHDIQKDNAKHMKKATKHYDSLTSRAATNGHIIDIYSCALDQTGLLEMRQCCNSTGGHMVMGDSFNSSLFKQTFQRVFAKDHKGDLKMAFNAILEVKTSREIKVSGAIGPCVSLGVKGSSVGEQEVGLGGTCQWKFCSLTPSSTTALFFEVVNQHTAPIPQGGRGCIQFITQYQHSSGQRRIRVTTIARNWADASTSLHHISAGFDQEAAAVLMSRLAVFKAESDDGPDVLRWVDRMLIRLCQKFGEYTKDDPNSFRLAENFSLYPQFMYHLRRSQFLQVFNNSPDETSFYRHMLMREDLTNSLIMVQPILYSYGLSGPPEPVLLDTSSIQPDRILLMDTFFQILIFHGESIVQWRQLRCQDLPEYKNFKQLLAAPVDDAAEILVERFPAPRYIDTEQGGSQARFLLSKVNPSQTHNNMYAYGAGMPIPSGVCSSFI from the exons ATGACTACTTATGAAGATTTCATTCAACAAAATGAAGACCGTGATGGAGTACGTATCACTTGGAATGTTTGGCCTTCTTCACGTTTAGATGCCACCAGACTTGTTGTGCCATTAGGAACACTTTACCAACCGATCAAAGAAAGGTCAGATCTTCCACCAATACAATATGATCCTGTTCTTTGTACAAGGTCTACTTGCAGAGCAATTTTAAATCCACTGTGCCAGGTGGATTACCGTGCTAAGCTATGGGTGTGCAACCTTTGCTTTCAGAGGAATCCT TTTCCTCCACAATATGCTGCTATTTCAGAACAATATCAGCCAGCTGAATTAATACCGAAGTTTTCGACAATTGAATATACCATAATG AGAGCACAATGCATGCCTCCTATTTTCTTGATGGTCGTGGATACATGTATGGATGATGAAGAACTAGGTTCTCTCAAAGATTCATTGCAAATGTCACTTTCTTTGCTCCCACCTAATGCCCTAATTGGTCTTATTACATTTGGAAGAATGGTCCAAGTTCATGAACTAGGTTGTGAAGGATGTAGTAAAAGTTATGTTTTCCGGGGTACTAAAGATTTGCAACCAAAACAAGTCCAAGATATGTTgg GTATAGGCAGACCAATGCCGGGTCAAAATCCAAATCAACAAAGAGGACCAAGTGGACAACCACTTCCACCAGCTAATCGCTTTTTACAGCCTGTACATAAGTGTGATATGAGTTTAACAGACCTTCTGGGAGAATTACAACGTGATCCATGGCCGATCGGTCCGGGAAAACGTCCATTGCGGTCAACGGGTGTCGCACTAGCTGTTGCTACTGGTCTTTTGGAAGCCAGTTATGCTAATACAGGAGCTAG AATAATGTTATTTGTCGGTGGGCCTTGTTCTCAAGGACCAGGTCAAGTCGTAACGGACGACTTAAGACAGCCTATTAGATCTCATCATGATATCCAAAAAGATAACGCCAAACATATGAAAAAGGCGACTAAACACTATGATTCTCTCACGTCACGAGCCGCAACCAATGGCCACATAATAGATATATACTCATGCGCTCTCGATCAAACGGGTCTGTTAGAAATGAGACAATGTTGTAACTCAACAGGTGGTCACATGGTCATGGGAGATTCTTTCAATTCTTCTCTATTTAAACAAACGTTCCAACGTGTATTCGCTAAGGATCATAAAGGCGACTTGAAAATGGCATTTAATGCGATATTAGAAGTAAAGACATCGCGAGAGATCAAAGTTTCGGGTGCGATTGGACCCTGTGTGTCTCTAGGCGTAAAAGGATCGAGTGTCGGAGAACAGGAAGTAGGATTAGGTGGAACGTGTCAGTGGAAATTTTGTTCCCTTACGCCATCCAGTACTACAGCATTGTTTTTCGAGGTTGTTAATCAACATACTGCGCCGATTCCTCAAGGTGGAAGGGGTTGCATTCAGTTCATCACGCAGTATCAACATAGTAGTGGTCAACGAAGAATTAGAGTTACTACGATTGCTAGAAA CTGGGCGGATGCATCAACATCTTTGCATCATATAAGTGCTGGTTTTGATCAAGAAGCAGCAGCTGTTCTTATGTCACGTTTAGCGGTATTTAAAGCAGAGAGTGATGACGGACCAGACGTTTTAAGATGGGTCGATCGAATGCTTATCAGACTG TGCCAAAAATTCGGAGAATACACAAAAGATGATCCAAACAGTTTTAGACTTGCAGAGAACTTCTCTTTATATCCTCAATTTATGTATCATTTACGTAGATCGCAATTCTTACAAGTATTTAATAATTCCCCTGATGAAACTAGTTTTTATAG aCATATGCTCATGCGAGAAGATTTAACAAATTCTTTAATAATGGTGCAGCCAATTTTGTACAGTTATGGATTGAGTGGTCCCCCAGAACCAGTTTTATTAGATACTTCGTCTATTCAACCAGACAGGATTTTATTGATGGATACTTTCTTCCAAATCCTTATATTCCATGGAGAG AGCATTGTACAATGGCGCCAATTAAGATGTCAAGATTTGCCGGAATACAAGAATTTCAAACAATTATTAGCAGCACCTGTTGATGATGCCGCTGAAATATTAGTTGAACGGTTTCCTGCACCAAGATATATTGATACTGAACAAGGTGGTTCACAAGCGAGATTTTTATTGAGTAAAGTAAATCCAAGTCAAACTCACAATAATATGTACGCCTATGGAGCG GGGATGCCGATACCCAGTGGGGTGTGTTCTTCATTCATTTGA
- the LOC100644768 gene encoding calcineurin B homologous protein 1 — MGNRSSLLLREEEIAQIQEATGFTPNQIERLYSRFTSLDRGDCGTLSREDFLRIPELAINPLGDRIVNAFFEESGNDRVNFLQFMQVLAHFRPIKKNSPNRLNSRQEKLKFAFKMYDLDNDDLISKDELLAILHMMVGANISEEQLTSIAERTIVEADENGDGMISFEEFSKALERTDVEQKMSIRFLS; from the exons ATGGGTAATAGATCTAGTCTTCTTTTGCGTGAAGAAGAAATAGCACAAATCCAAGAAGCTACTGGGT TTACACCAAACCAAATTGAACGCTTATATAGTCGTTTCACAAGTCTTGATCGTGGTGATTGTGGAACACTTAGCAGAGAAGATTTCCTGAGAATCCCAGAATTAGCAATAAATCCTCTTGGTGATAGAATTGTAAATGCTTTCTTTGAGGAAAGTGGTAATGATAGGgtaaatttcttacaatttatGCAAGTGTTGGCTCATTTCAGACCGATTAAAAAGAACAGCCCTAATAGATTAAATTCTAGACAAGAGAAACTGAAAT TTGCTTTCAAAATGTATGATTTAGATAATGATGATTTAATTTCGAAAGAtgaacttctagctattttgcacATGATGGTTGGTGCAAATATTAG cgaAGAACAGTTAACTAGCATTGCAGAGAGAACTATAGTAGAGGCTGATGAAAATGGTGATGGAATGATTTCATTTGAGGAGTTTTCTAAAGCACTAGAGAGGACAGATGTGGAGCAAAAAATGTCTATACGATTCCttagttaa
- the LOC100644410 gene encoding protein transport protein Sec61 subunit gamma — MDQVKKLTEPGRQFAKDSIRLIKRCTKPDRKEFQKIAIATAIGFCIMGFIGFFVKLIHIPINNIIVGS, encoded by the exons ATGGATCAAGTGAAGAAACTCACCGAACCTGGACGTCAATTCGCGAAAGACAGTATTCGTCTTATTAAACGGTGCACGAAGCCTGATAGAAAAG AATTTCAGAAAATTGCCATTGCCACTGCCATTGGTTTTTGTATAATGGGATTTATAGgattttttgttaaattaatcCATATTCCAATTAATAACATCATTGT gggTTCATAA